From one Maniola jurtina chromosome 5, ilManJurt1.1, whole genome shotgun sequence genomic stretch:
- the LOC123865258 gene encoding MRG/MORF4L-binding protein: MVSSEEEPDVKTADTIEWDVDMEIQLFYAMANHKPVGINKHFQMACIWEKLSNSITKEISTHDIWRHLDTLYDMTMLDDTEPIPFPNHETAFSLPENDFGALMKQKCKDVILGDDSEDGRSPSPKTSSSRSNSRGTTSKDNSLKGRKDSISALATKTRKESGSSHASTDTPSIKSEKEYDRRRDSRDSNASGPRDNSSGRKSISQRDKPAKSKVSSVAAWDSPLIDDDSSARRGRRRANTSTPPATTPAKRRRM; the protein is encoded by the exons ATGGTGTCTAGCGAAGAAGAACCAGATGTGAAAACCGCGGATACGATAGAATGGGATGTCGATATGGAGATCCAATTATTTTACGCGATGGCGAACCACAAGCCGGTCGGtataaacaaacactttcaAATGGCTTGCATTTGGGAGAAGCTGTCCAATTCTATAACTAAGGAGATATCCACACACGATATATGGAGACATCTGGACACCTTGTATGATATGACTATGCTGGATGATACTGAGCCAATACCATTCCCGAATCATGAGACCGCTTTTAGTTTGCCGGAAAACGATTTTGGTGCGCTGATGAAACAGAAATGCAAAGATGTTATCCTTGGAGACGATAGTGAAG ATGGTAGAAGCCCATCACCAAAAACATCCAGTTCCAGAAGCAATTCAAGAGGTACAACATCAAAGGACAACTCCCTGAAag GTCGCAAAGATAGTATAAGTGCCCTTGCTACAAAGACAAGAAAAGAAAGCGGAAGCTCACACGCTTCAACAGACACACCCAGTATTAAATCTGAAAAAGAATATG ATCGGAGGAGAGATTCAAGAGACTCCAATGCTTCAGGACCCAGAGACAATTCAAGTGGCAGAAAATCTATATCACAAAGGGACAAGCCTGCTAAATCAAAAGTTAGTTCAGTTGcag cCTGGGATTCTCCACTAATTGATGACGACAGCagcgcgcggcgcgggcgccGGAGGGCGAACACGTCGACGCCGCCGGCGACCACCCCTGCGAAGCGCCGCCGCATGTGA
- the LOC123865266 gene encoding peptidyl-prolyl cis-trans isomerase FKBP1A-like yields the protein MGVDVETLSPGNGFTYPKPGQTVVVHYTGTLQNGKKFDSSRDRGQPFKFTLGKGDVIKGWDQGLGKMSVGERARLTCSPDFAYGSRGHPGVIPPNATLIFDVELLRVE from the exons aTGGGCGTAGACGTAGAAACTCTATCACCCGGAAATG GTTTCACCTACCCAAAACCCGGCCAAACGGTGGTGGTTCACTATACAGGAACTCTACAAAATGGGAAAAAATTCGATTCCTCCAGAGATCGTGGACAGCCCTTTAAGTTTACATTAGGAAAAGGAGATGTTATTAAAGGATGGGATCAAGGTTTAGGAAAG ATGTCAGTAGGTGAGCGAGCAAGACTAACATGTTCACCCGACTTTGCATATGGATCTCGAGGTCATCCTGGCGTAATTCCACCAAATGCCACCTTAATTTTTGATGTTGAACTCTTAAGAGTGGAATAA